The Dehalococcoidia bacterium genome window below encodes:
- a CDS encoding NUDIX domain-containing protein: MTAAVRERAQRRLREWRIVLLRRTPLSWRAKRWLIWALSPRYALGVHVTITDAQGRVLALRSAYSRLWQLPGGGVGYGESLERAMRREAREETGLALRDLRLVALQRDTSGRGLHGLFRAEPAPGAIRLSEEHTEWRYLPVAELPPFYRRCAANALAADRGDGVPVFAAFD; this comes from the coding sequence GTGACGGCTGCGGTGCGGGAGCGAGCGCAACGGCGGCTGCGCGAGTGGCGCATCGTTCTGCTACGGCGCACGCCGCTCTCCTGGCGTGCGAAGCGCTGGCTGATCTGGGCGCTCTCGCCGCGCTACGCGCTTGGTGTGCACGTCACGATCACGGACGCGCAGGGCCGCGTGCTGGCGCTGCGCTCGGCCTACTCGCGCCTCTGGCAGTTGCCGGGCGGCGGCGTGGGCTACGGCGAGAGCCTGGAACGGGCGATGCGCCGCGAGGCGCGGGAAGAGACCGGCCTGGCGCTGCGCGATCTGCGGCTGGTGGCGCTGCAGCGCGACACCTCCGGCCGCGGCCTGCACGGCCTCTTCCGCGCCGAGCCGGCGCCGGGCGCCATCCGCCTCAGCGAGGAGCACACCGAATGGCGCTACCTTCCCGTCGCCGAGCTGCCGCCCTTCTACCGCCGCTGCGCCGCCAACGCGCTGGCCGCCGACCGCGGTGACGGCGTGCCCGTGTTCGCCGCGTTCGATTGA
- a CDS encoding sensor histidine kinase produces MTNQADPADVAGRAEQIAAGSDLTWVTAPLASERDQVLDRWMVAAKSQSFHAARPEQAVADHIPALYDAIVAFLARGGSSRTATGAVLDDPAILAAAQQHADARFQQGLQPVDIAVEFRLLRQELVKTLRDHLPDTVPVSDVLGAELLVHDALDGAVAVALRALADLVETVREDFLAGTVHDVRGPLTLMRAAAQLADRHLAAAPADIARARDDLARIVAASARMEALLDELVDASRVALHRLDLRPEPVDLVALTQRVVGQCGPEIRARIRLVVAPGTDPQGTWDPVRLERVVTNLLSNAAKYAPGTSPITVTVAGAGETVTLLVSDEGVGVAPEELPRLFQRYTRTADVEARGIPGLGLGLFVCRGIVEAHGGRIGLTSAGRGQGSTVKVVLPRTAPAAPTAPAR; encoded by the coding sequence ATGACGAACCAGGCGGACCCGGCGGATGTCGCAGGCCGGGCGGAGCAGATCGCCGCGGGCAGCGACCTCACCTGGGTAACCGCGCCGCTGGCCTCAGAGCGCGACCAGGTACTGGACCGCTGGATGGTCGCGGCCAAAAGCCAATCCTTTCACGCGGCGCGGCCGGAGCAAGCGGTCGCCGACCATATCCCGGCCCTCTACGACGCCATCGTCGCCTTCCTCGCCCGGGGTGGAAGCTCGCGGACGGCGACGGGCGCGGTGCTGGACGACCCCGCCATCCTCGCCGCCGCGCAGCAGCATGCGGACGCCCGCTTCCAGCAAGGACTGCAGCCCGTCGATATCGCCGTGGAGTTCCGGCTCTTGCGTCAGGAACTCGTCAAAACCCTGCGCGACCATCTGCCCGATACCGTGCCGGTGAGCGATGTCCTGGGCGCCGAGCTTCTGGTGCATGATGCGCTCGATGGGGCGGTCGCCGTGGCGTTGCGGGCGCTGGCGGACCTCGTCGAGACGGTCCGCGAGGACTTCCTGGCCGGCACCGTGCACGACGTGCGCGGACCCCTCACGCTCATGCGGGCGGCGGCGCAGCTTGCGGATCGACACCTGGCCGCAGCCCCGGCGGATATCGCCCGCGCCCGGGACGACCTGGCCCGCATCGTGGCCGCGTCCGCCCGGATGGAGGCGCTGCTGGACGAACTGGTCGATGCTTCCCGCGTCGCGCTCCACCGGCTGGATCTGCGGCCCGAGCCGGTGGATCTCGTCGCCCTCACGCAGCGGGTGGTCGGCCAGTGCGGGCCAGAGATCCGAGCCCGGATCCGCCTGGTGGTGGCGCCGGGCACCGACCCGCAGGGAACCTGGGACCCGGTGCGGCTGGAACGGGTGGTGACCAACCTGCTCTCGAACGCGGCCAAGTACGCCCCGGGGACCAGCCCCATCACCGTGACGGTGGCGGGGGCGGGAGAGACGGTCACGCTGCTGGTCAGCGATGAGGGCGTTGGTGTCGCGCCCGAGGAGCTGCCGCGCCTGTTTCAGCGCTACACGCGGACGGCAGACGTCGAGGCCCGGGGTATCCCGGGTCTGGGTCTGGGCCTCTTCGTCTGCCGCGGCATCGTGGAGGCGCACGGCGGGCGCATCGGGCTGACCTCGGCGGGACGGGGCCAGGGGTCAACGGTAAAGGTCGTCCTGCCCCGCACCGCACCGGCCGCACCCACCGCGCCTGCCCGCTAG
- a CDS encoding ABC transporter ATP-binding protein encodes MPEPILQVHDLSVEFATREGAVRAVNGASLALHPGEIVALVGESGCGKTTFALSLLRLLPLPGRITSGSVLFDGDDLCRLSDDALRRLRGRAISMIFQDPVTGLNPVLPVGKQVEEILASHLSLDKKERKRRTVEILRSVGLADAERIFGQYPFHLSGGMCQRVMIAMATALNPQVIVADEPTSSLDVTVQAQILAELEMLRRTRNTAILLITHDFGVVAQAADRVAVMYGGAIVEQGDVHTVFGRPRHPYTAALLNTLPRVDGRNGPLQAIPGSPPSLLNLPPECSFAARCTKALNRCRQEPAPPLEEATPGHFVACYNPMFHEWDEDAAD; translated from the coding sequence CGCGAGGGCGCCGTGCGCGCCGTCAACGGCGCTTCACTCGCGCTGCACCCCGGCGAGATCGTGGCGCTGGTCGGCGAAAGCGGCTGCGGCAAGACGACCTTCGCGCTCTCGCTGCTGCGCCTGCTGCCGCTGCCGGGCCGCATCACCAGCGGCAGCGTGTTGTTCGACGGCGACGACCTCTGCCGCCTCTCCGACGACGCGCTGCGCCGCCTGCGCGGCCGCGCGATCTCGATGATCTTTCAAGACCCGGTCACCGGTCTCAATCCGGTGCTGCCGGTCGGCAAGCAGGTCGAGGAGATCCTCGCCAGCCACCTGAGCCTCGACAAGAAGGAACGCAAGCGGCGCACGGTCGAGATCCTGCGCAGCGTGGGCCTGGCGGACGCCGAGCGCATCTTCGGCCAGTATCCGTTTCATCTCTCCGGCGGCATGTGCCAGCGGGTGATGATCGCGATGGCGACGGCGCTGAACCCGCAAGTGATCGTCGCCGACGAGCCAACCTCCTCGCTCGACGTGACGGTGCAGGCGCAGATCCTGGCCGAGCTGGAGATGCTGCGCCGCACGCGCAACACGGCGATCCTGCTGATTACCCACGACTTCGGCGTAGTGGCGCAGGCGGCGGACCGCGTGGCCGTGATGTACGGCGGTGCGATCGTCGAGCAGGGCGACGTCCACACCGTCTTCGGCCGGCCGCGCCATCCCTACACCGCGGCGCTGCTCAACACGCTGCCGCGGGTGGACGGCCGCAACGGCCCGCTGCAGGCGATCCCCGGCTCGCCGCCCAGCTTGCTCAACCTGCCGCCCGAATGCAGCTTCGCCGCGCGCTGTACGAAGGCGCTCAACCGCTGCCGGCAAGAGCCGGCGCCGCCGCTCGAAGAGGCCACCCCCGGCCATTTCGTCGCCTGCTACAACCCGATGTTCCACGAGTGGGACGAAGACGCGGCGGATTAG
- a CDS encoding MFS transporter, with amino-acid sequence MRRLLILHPLRHRPFRLLFAGQAVSDLGDWLDLLALLFLIAFRWRLGPAALSALVLAQLLPFALIGSFAGVLADRWPRRATLVGCDLARAAIVLGLLWAPNLPALLLLVAAKLTLSTLFGPARQATIRATVPEADLLSANALSRLSFQSSKVIGPSLGGVLVAVVGARAAFAVDAATFLASAAFLARLPALPRLPDEAAQAAPAFRRELRAGFGYIRRSRALRLLVGAMTAEYILVAGSDSSSVLVLQRLALNEAAIGRAIGCAGLGNILASIAIGQWGHRHNAFTMLAAGLMLAGFIGVITGGAAAASIAAVPAVWLVVSGITGVAFAAIWTPYAFLIQRETEPALMGRVSASALALCSAGGLAGPPLGAALAKLWSVGATYAALYGVLVLVGITVFGLIPRPRAAAIVALAGAQGEG; translated from the coding sequence ATGCGGCGCCTGCTGATCCTGCATCCGCTGCGCCACCGGCCCTTTCGCCTGCTGTTTGCCGGCCAGGCCGTCTCCGACCTGGGCGACTGGCTCGATCTGCTGGCGCTGCTCTTTCTCATCGCCTTCCGCTGGCGGCTCGGACCGGCGGCGCTCTCGGCGCTTGTCCTCGCGCAACTGCTGCCCTTCGCCCTAATCGGCTCCTTCGCCGGCGTCCTGGCCGACCGCTGGCCGCGCCGCGCCACGCTCGTCGGCTGCGACCTTGCCCGTGCCGCGATCGTGCTGGGCCTGCTCTGGGCGCCGAACCTGCCGGCGCTGCTGCTGCTCGTCGCCGCGAAGCTTACGCTCAGCACGCTGTTCGGCCCCGCGCGGCAGGCAACGATCCGCGCCACCGTGCCGGAGGCGGATCTGCTCTCGGCAAACGCGCTCAGCCGGCTTTCGTTTCAGTCGAGCAAGGTGATCGGCCCGAGCCTCGGCGGCGTGCTGGTGGCCGTCGTCGGCGCCCGCGCCGCCTTCGCCGTCGATGCCGCGACCTTTCTCGCCTCCGCCGCCTTCCTCGCGCGGCTGCCGGCACTGCCGCGTTTGCCCGATGAGGCGGCGCAGGCGGCGCCGGCCTTCCGGCGCGAGCTGCGCGCGGGCTTCGGCTACATCCGGCGCAGCCGCGCCCTGCGCCTGCTGGTCGGCGCCATGACGGCGGAGTATATCCTCGTCGCCGGCAGCGACAGCTCCTCCGTGCTCGTGCTGCAACGGCTGGCGTTGAACGAGGCGGCGATTGGGCGGGCGATCGGCTGCGCCGGCCTCGGCAATATCCTGGCTTCGATCGCGATCGGGCAGTGGGGCCACCGCCACAACGCTTTCACGATGCTCGCCGCCGGGCTGATGCTCGCCGGTTTCATCGGCGTGATCACCGGCGGCGCGGCGGCGGCAAGCATCGCTGCCGTGCCGGCGGTGTGGCTCGTGGTTAGCGGCATCACGGGCGTGGCGTTCGCCGCGATCTGGACGCCGTACGCCTTCCTCATCCAGCGCGAGACGGAGCCGGCGCTGATGGGGCGTGTCTCGGCCTCGGCGCTGGCGCTCTGCTCGGCCGGCGGTTTGGCCGGGCCGCCGCTGGGCGCGGCGCTGGCAAAGCTGTGGAGCGTCGGCGCCACGTACGCCGCGCTGTACGGCGTGCTCGTGCTGGTGGGCATCACCGTCTTCGGGCTGATCCCGCGCCCGCGGGCCGCCGCAATCGTCGCCCTCGCCGGCGCACAGGGCGAAGGATAG